One window of the Osmerus mordax isolate fOsmMor3 chromosome 2, fOsmMor3.pri, whole genome shotgun sequence genome contains the following:
- the LOC136967506 gene encoding 2-oxoglutarate receptor 1 — MVLLVSLYATMCQEKNKSMSVDEWLKRYYLPVMYSIICVVGLVGNIISITIYLVKLRPWKSSSIIMVNLAIADLLYASSMPLLIHNYISGEWVMHEIVCKFVRFSFHFNLYGSILFLTCLSVFRYVVVLHPLRAAQVQRKSWGVLACLAVWLVSLAEISPMLAMVTVKTSGTERNRTICLDFASNDPVETVWMYGWLLTVLGYLLPLVVVSWSYICIARVLKAGPHNDQSVRVRARKLTVMILVVFVLCFMPYHILRCLRLYTRTLDTEKVSSILKTGVNAAYIISRPLAGLNTFFNLALYTLAGDRFQQALLDLLQEKLKSSNDKFLHSIQNIAQKK; from the exons ATG GTGTTACTCGTGTCGCTCTACGCAACCATGTGTCAAGAAAAGAACAAGTCCATGTCAGTTGATGAGTGGTTAAAGAGATACTACCTGCCTGTGATGTACAGTATCATCTGTGTAGTGGGACTTGTGGGGAACATCATCTCAATCACCATTTACCTGGTGAAGTTGCGTCCATGGAAGAGCAGTAGCATCATCATGGTGAATCTGGCCATAGCTGACCTCCTCTATGCCAGCAGCATGCCCTTGCTGATTCACAACTACATCTCTGGCGAGTGGGTCATGCACGAGATCGTATGCAAATTTGTCCGGTTCAGCTTCCACTTCAACCTGTACGGCagcatcctcttcctcacctgtctgagtgtgttccgCTACGTGGTGGTGCTGCACCCTCTGAGGGCGGCCCAGGTGCAGAGGAAGAGCTGGGGCGTCCTCGCCTGCCTGGCGGTCTGGCTCGTCTCTCTGGCGGAGATCTCTCCCATGCTCGCCATGGTCACTGTGAAAACGAGCGGAACGGAACGGAACAGGACAATATGCCTTGACTTTGCCAGTAACGATCCGGTAGAGACCGTGTGGATGTATGGCTGGTTGCTCACAGTGCTGGGCTACCtgctccccctggtggtggtGTCCTGGAGTTACATCTGCATTGCCAGGGTGCTGAAAGCAGGGCCTCACAATGACCAGTCTGTCCGAGTACGAGCCCGCAAGCTGACAGTGATGATCCTAGTGGTGTTTGTTCTGTGTTTCATGCCCTACCACATCCTGCGCTGCTTACGGCTGTACACCAGGACTCTGGACACCGAGAAGGTGTCTTCCATTCTGAAAACGGGGGTCAATGCTGCCTACATCATCTCCAGGCCCCTGGCAGGCCTCAACACCTTCTTTAACTTGGCTCTGTACACCCTAGCTGGGGATAGATTCCAACAGGCCTTGCTAGATCTCCTTCA GGAAAAGTTAAAAAGTTCTAATGACAAGTTCCTGCACTCTATACAGAATATTGCACAAAAGAAATGA